A genomic stretch from Pseudomonas sp. MUP55 includes:
- a CDS encoding non-ribosomal peptide synthetase, whose amino-acid sequence MNILELLATLNTKDVQLALKGEQLSVQGNKHALSDPAILAALREHKPALIELIKAGDYSATKAGEVQVPANGIPPGAERITPAMLSLSTLSQDEIERIVATVTGGVSNIQDIYPLAPLQEGILFHHVSAEQGDPYVMQSQFAFDSLERFDAFARALQQVMDRHDILRTGVVWDGLEQPSQVVWRQARLPVQALMLDPADGDIAAQLHALFDARHYRLDVTQAPLLRLVRADDPANGRIVATLLFHHMALDHSALEVVCHEMQACLLGQGAALGQAVPFRNYVAQARLGISEQEHESFFRQMLGDISEPTLPFGLQDVQGDARGIAEVSLALAPPLSRRLRAQARQLGVSTASLFHMGWAQVLGVLAGKAQVVFGTVLMGRMQGSHATDRALGIFINTLPFRVDVDTQDVRTGVKATHARLTTLLRHEHAALALAQRCSAVVAPTPLFSALLNYRHSAAAASAEAVSAWHGITALRAEERTNYPLTLSVDDLGEDFGLSLLASTAVDPQRVCAYLQTALEHLVTALEQAPHIALNQLPVVPVAEQRLLLEQFNATQAVFPQGTTVHGRIEAQAALTPDAIAAVCLERTLTYAELNQQANLLAHHLLALGVKPDDRVAIVARRGLDTLAGLLAILKAGACYVPVDPSHPAERLSYLLSDSAPVAVLTQHALLERLPPLDVPVINLDRFTWQHHSASNPKVAVTPSNLAYVIYTSGSTGLPKGVMVEHHTVANLVDWHCSAFDLRAGRHTASVAGFGFDAMAWEVWPALCVGATLHLPPAHNGAEDLDALLAWWCAQPLDVCFLPTPVAEYAFSQNIEHPTLRTLLIGGDRLRQFGRAQRFELINNYGPTEATVVATSGKVEAGQPLHIGKPIANARVYLLDEQQRPVPLGVAGELYVGGMGVARGYLNRPELTAERFLRDPFNSGRMYRTGDLARWLPDGNLEYLGRNDDQVKIRGMRIELGEIETQLNQLPGILEAVVLVREERLVAYFTENPQLDGLAVADIRAHLVAHLPDYMVPVAFMKLDALPLTANGKLDRKALPAPDRDAVFSREYEAPLGEIESVLAQIWADVLQVERVGRRDHFFELGGHSLLAMRMVSQVRQRLGVELVLGDLFANAELAAVAELLARAGRSTLPDILPANRDTELPLSFAQQRLWFLALMEGANTAYNIPIGLRLRGHLHVQALQRALARIVARHETLRSRFAQHGDEAQVLIVPAEDVLALQVQDLRRHPQPQQALDALIHGEASAPFDLERGPLLRGRLVVMADDHHVLLLTLHHIVSDGWSMGVLTRELMALYQAFSHGHADPLPPLPIQYADFAVWQRLWLSGEVLHRQSTYWQQALAGAPALLTLPTDRPRPAQQDYAGSSVEVRLNERLTAGLKALSQRHGTTLYMTLMSAWASLLARLSGQHDLVIGSPVANRTRTEVEGLIGLFVNTLAVRIDTSGELSSEALLARVKALTLAAQAHQDLPFEQVVEITRPPRSLSHSPLFQTLFSWQDSSAPTLALGDLALEGIVENSHFAKFDLSLNLGEVQGTLLGVLEYAVALFDESTVQRYVGYFTRVLQAMVDNDQAVLEHAPLLDERERQHLLFDFNATAVDYDLHQTLHSLFEAQVLRTPHAIALKAGEQPLTYAELNARANQLAHHLIALGVQPDARVAICVERGLDMVIGLYAILKAGAAYVPLDPAYPLERLAYMLHDSAPSVVLAQGSTRGLLGEVAVVDLDQPSWQHQPIHNPGVASVTAYVIYTSGSTGQPKGVINEHAGVVNRLLWMQDAYALGARDTVLQKTPFSFDVSVWEFFWPLFTGARLVMARPGGHKEPEYLCQVIEAEQVTTLHFVPSMLDVFLAHGDVSQAAGLVRVMCSGEALPGSLVRRFKQQLPGAQLHNLYGPTEAAVDVTAWDCSGPQTPDNTPIGKPIANTRLYLLDAQLQPVPLGVVGELFIAGVQVARGYLNRPELTAERFLDDPFVAGRMYRTGDVGRYLPDGTIEYLGRNDDQVKIRGLRIELGEIQARLTDHPAVNEAAVIAREQRLVAYYTGVHCDLDALRAHLLQHLPEFMVPATFVHLEALPLSPNGKLERKALPEPDADAQRLREYEAPQGDTEIALASLWAELLNVERVGRHDNFFELGGHSLLAVSLVGRMRRLGLAADVKVLFGQPTLSALAAALGSGREVAVPANGIAADCVRITPPMLTLIKLDPLAIERIVAVIPGGAANVQDIYPLAPLQAGMLYQHRAAQGDDAYVLQAQFGFDSRVRLDAFAHALQAVIERHDILRSSFHWEGLEQPVQVVWRKASLRVESGPLPQRLELDQAPLMRLVYSEQAQRVVATLLFHHLVMDHVALEILQHEMQAFLLGRADELGAAVPYRNYVAQTCLIDRDHEAFFGEMLGDIDEPTQVQITDGAHRAQLSLDPSLSQRLRVQARQSGVSAASLMHLGWGHVLGKVSGRENVVFGTVMLGRLQGGEGAERAMGVFINTLPLRIDLGERSVRNALRATHARLSQLLSHEHAPLALAQRCSGVPASTALFDVLFNYRHSAPQAGAVAQAWQGIELLKAEEHTNYGLSLSVDDLGEGFTLSAMGPGAERLCAYLQVALEHLVQALESHSAIAIGCVQVLPATERQLLSDFNATARDLPREHTVQRLFQAQAQARPDALAAVHGEQRLSYGELNTRANQLAHHLMGLGVLAGDNVTVLLPRCLDLLVSQLAILKCAAAYVPLDIHAPAERQGFMQHDSGATWLLTHSDTALDFVAQRLDLDRLTLAAQPNHNPDLSQSSDSVAYIMYTSGSTGTPKGVLVPHRGITRLVLNNGYADFNASDRVAFASNPAFDASTMDVWGPLLNGGQVQVIEHATLLDPQAFGAALQDATVLFVTTALFNQYVQMIPQALAGLRILLCGGERADPAAFRSLLAQAPALRLVHCYGPTETTTYATTYEVRALTDEADSVPIGRPIANTQVHVLDAQLQPVPLGVSGEICIGGDGVAKGYLNRPELSAEKFVHDPFNPGALLYRTGDLGRWTADGLLECLGRNDDQVKIRGFRIELGEIEARLATFSGLQDVVVLAREDVPGDKRLVAYFTWAADAVSLDRVRAHLHEQLPEYMRPSAYVPLDRLPLTANGKVDRKALPVPAYDALASGEFEAPLDALEQRLAQMWAQVLKLEQVGRHDSFFDLGGHSLLAIRLVTLLDEAGLPVSLAELFQHVSVAGIAALLRQRTDAPVRDTSVITVRESGAQAPLFLVHEFSGMDVYFPALGQHLPGDYPIYGLPGVPLGEAHLTTMEGLAARMVGLIRGIQPHGPYRIAGWSFGGVLAYEVAMQLLGLDEPVAFLGLIDSYVPRMTDQGKARWSGPHALKRHLLLQCTAYWKAQGGVDELASLEQLEANLGQLDFAGLLQRCRDQGLLYAQMAAAADADLVSFLEREVGHGHALAHYSLFPLPIPVHLFSAEQRPTELSRRSAALGWDTALAPGQLHQVPVPGDHQSMMQAPHIQGLGRAITQALLAGAPVSCAVHQPVLRIQSGRAGHAPVFCVPGAGDSVTGFVGLSEALGRDWPLYGLQPRGLDGEAVPHSQVEAAAQCYLTALAHECPAGPVHLVGHSFGGWVALEMALRLQAMGRQVASLTVIDSESPGGNGVVGRPYTSTAALLRLIEAMQLAAGQSLGIDPLEFAGRDELAQRQALHAGMVGVGLLPARAAVDAMAGPARTYAAALRTVYRPQARYEGVVRLVLARDPSLDAAGNQREQGLMVEGWRGQGRGLQVWHGPGNHFTLLKAPNVAALAKWWLEGVVVGERVS is encoded by the coding sequence GTGAACATCCTTGAGCTGCTGGCAACCCTGAACACCAAGGACGTGCAACTGGCGCTCAAGGGCGAGCAGTTGTCGGTGCAAGGCAACAAGCACGCCTTGAGCGACCCGGCGATCCTCGCCGCGCTGCGCGAACACAAGCCGGCACTGATCGAGCTGATCAAGGCCGGCGACTATTCGGCCACCAAGGCCGGTGAGGTGCAGGTGCCTGCCAACGGCATCCCGCCGGGCGCCGAGCGCATCACCCCGGCGATGTTGAGCCTGTCCACGCTGAGCCAGGACGAGATCGAGCGTATCGTCGCCACGGTCACGGGCGGTGTGTCGAATATCCAGGATATCTACCCGCTGGCGCCGTTGCAGGAAGGCATTCTGTTCCATCACGTCAGCGCCGAGCAGGGCGACCCGTATGTGATGCAATCGCAGTTCGCCTTCGACAGCCTCGAGCGTTTCGACGCCTTTGCCCGGGCCCTGCAACAGGTGATGGACCGCCATGACATCCTGCGTACGGGTGTGGTCTGGGATGGCCTGGAGCAACCCTCGCAAGTGGTGTGGCGCCAGGCGCGCCTGCCGGTGCAGGCGCTGATGCTGGACCCGGCCGACGGCGATATCGCTGCGCAGCTGCACGCGTTGTTCGATGCGCGTCACTACCGCCTCGATGTGACCCAGGCGCCGCTGTTGCGCCTGGTGCGTGCCGACGACCCGGCCAACGGGCGCATCGTCGCCACCTTGCTGTTCCATCACATGGCGCTGGACCACAGCGCCCTGGAAGTGGTGTGCCATGAAATGCAGGCGTGCCTGCTGGGCCAGGGCGCCGCCCTGGGTCAGGCGGTGCCGTTTCGCAACTACGTGGCGCAGGCGCGGCTGGGCATCAGTGAGCAGGAACACGAAAGCTTCTTTCGCCAGATGCTCGGTGATATCAGCGAGCCGACCTTGCCGTTTGGCTTGCAGGATGTGCAGGGCGATGCGCGGGGCATTGCCGAGGTCAGCCTGGCGTTGGCGCCGCCGCTTTCGCGGCGCTTGCGCGCCCAGGCACGGCAGTTGGGGGTAAGTACCGCCAGCCTGTTTCATATGGGCTGGGCCCAGGTGCTCGGGGTGTTGGCCGGCAAGGCTCAGGTGGTGTTCGGCACGGTGCTGATGGGGCGCATGCAGGGCAGCCATGCCACGGATCGTGCGCTGGGCATCTTCATCAATACGTTGCCGTTTCGTGTGGACGTGGACACCCAGGACGTACGCACCGGGGTCAAGGCCACCCACGCACGCCTCACCACGTTATTGCGCCATGAACACGCGGCGCTGGCCCTGGCCCAGCGCTGCAGCGCAGTGGTGGCGCCGACACCGTTGTTCAGTGCGCTGCTCAACTACCGGCACAGCGCGGCGGCGGCCAGCGCCGAGGCGGTGTCGGCGTGGCACGGCATCACCGCGTTGCGGGCCGAGGAGCGCACCAACTATCCGCTGACCCTGAGCGTGGATGACCTGGGCGAGGACTTCGGCCTGAGCCTGCTCGCCAGCACTGCCGTCGACCCGCAGCGGGTCTGCGCCTACCTGCAAACCGCGCTGGAACACCTGGTGACCGCGCTGGAGCAGGCGCCGCACATCGCGCTCAACCAACTGCCGGTGGTGCCGGTTGCCGAACAACGCCTGTTGCTCGAGCAGTTCAACGCAACCCAGGCGGTGTTCCCCCAGGGCACCACCGTGCACGGCCGCATCGAAGCCCAGGCCGCGCTTACCCCGGATGCCATCGCGGCGGTGTGCCTGGAGCGCACGCTGACCTACGCCGAACTCAACCAGCAAGCCAACCTGCTGGCCCATCATCTGCTGGCGCTGGGGGTCAAGCCCGATGACCGCGTGGCCATCGTCGCGCGGCGTGGCCTGGACACCCTGGCCGGGCTGCTGGCAATCCTCAAGGCCGGCGCCTGTTATGTACCGGTCGACCCCTCCCACCCGGCCGAGCGCCTGAGCTACCTGCTCAGCGACAGCGCCCCGGTGGCGGTGCTGACCCAGCACGCCTTGCTCGAGCGCCTGCCGCCGCTTGACGTGCCGGTGATCAACCTCGACCGCTTCACCTGGCAGCACCATTCGGCGAGCAACCCCAAGGTGGCCGTCACGCCGTCGAACCTGGCCTATGTGATCTACACCTCCGGCTCCACCGGCCTGCCCAAAGGGGTGATGGTGGAACATCACACCGTGGCCAATCTGGTGGACTGGCACTGCAGCGCCTTCGACCTGCGCGCCGGGCGACATACCGCCAGCGTGGCCGGTTTCGGCTTTGATGCGATGGCCTGGGAAGTGTGGCCGGCGCTGTGCGTGGGCGCCACCTTGCACCTGCCACCTGCCCACAACGGCGCCGAAGACCTCGACGCGCTGCTGGCCTGGTGGTGCGCGCAACCGCTCGACGTGTGTTTTCTGCCGACGCCGGTGGCCGAATACGCCTTCAGCCAGAACATCGAACACCCGACCCTGCGTACGCTGCTGATTGGCGGTGACCGCCTGCGCCAGTTCGGGCGGGCGCAGCGCTTTGAGCTGATCAACAACTACGGCCCCACCGAAGCCACGGTGGTCGCCACCTCCGGCAAGGTCGAGGCGGGCCAGCCCTTGCATATCGGCAAACCCATCGCCAACGCCAGGGTCTATCTGCTGGACGAACAGCAGCGCCCGGTGCCGTTGGGTGTGGCGGGTGAACTGTATGTAGGCGGCATGGGCGTGGCCCGTGGTTACCTCAATCGTCCGGAACTGACTGCCGAGCGTTTCCTGCGCGACCCCTTCAACAGTGGCCGCATGTACCGCACCGGCGACCTCGCGCGCTGGCTGCCCGACGGCAACCTTGAGTACCTGGGGCGCAACGATGACCAGGTGAAGATCCGCGGTATGCGCATCGAGCTGGGCGAGATCGAAACCCAGCTCAATCAACTGCCGGGCATTCTTGAAGCGGTGGTGTTGGTGCGTGAAGAACGGCTGGTGGCCTATTTCACCGAAAACCCGCAACTCGACGGGCTGGCGGTCGCTGATATCCGCGCGCACCTGGTGGCCCATCTGCCGGACTACATGGTGCCGGTCGCCTTCATGAAACTCGACGCACTGCCGTTGACCGCCAACGGCAAGCTCGACCGCAAGGCGCTGCCGGCCCCGGACAGGGACGCGGTATTCAGCCGTGAGTACGAGGCACCGCTGGGCGAGATCGAAAGCGTATTGGCGCAGATCTGGGCCGATGTGTTGCAGGTGGAGCGGGTCGGGCGTCGTGATCACTTCTTCGAGCTGGGCGGGCATTCGTTGCTGGCCATGCGCATGGTCTCCCAGGTGCGCCAGCGCCTGGGGGTGGAGCTGGTGCTGGGCGACCTGTTCGCCAATGCCGAATTGGCAGCCGTCGCCGAGCTGCTGGCCCGCGCCGGGCGCAGCACCTTGCCGGATATCCTGCCGGCCAATCGTGACACCGAGCTGCCGTTGTCGTTCGCCCAGCAGCGCTTGTGGTTCCTCGCCTTGATGGAAGGCGCCAACACCGCCTACAACATTCCCATCGGCTTGCGTTTGCGTGGGCACTTGCATGTGCAGGCGCTGCAGCGTGCCCTGGCGCGCATCGTTGCGCGGCATGAAACCCTGCGCAGTCGCTTCGCCCAGCACGGCGATGAGGCCCAGGTGCTGATCGTGCCGGCCGAAGACGTGCTGGCGCTGCAGGTGCAGGACTTGCGCCGTCATCCGCAACCGCAGCAGGCGCTGGACGCGCTGATCCACGGTGAAGCCTCGGCGCCGTTCGACCTCGAGCGCGGCCCCTTGCTGCGCGGTCGCCTGGTGGTGATGGCCGATGACCACCACGTGCTGCTGCTGACCCTGCACCACATTGTCTCCGATGGCTGGTCCATGGGCGTGCTCACCCGCGAACTGATGGCGCTGTACCAGGCCTTCAGCCACGGCCACGCCGACCCGCTGCCGCCGTTGCCGATCCAGTACGCTGACTTTGCCGTGTGGCAACGCCTGTGGCTGAGCGGTGAGGTGCTGCACCGCCAAAGTACGTATTGGCAACAGGCCCTGGCCGGTGCGCCGGCCTTGCTTACCCTGCCCACCGACCGCCCGCGTCCGGCGCAGCAGGACTACGCCGGCAGCAGTGTCGAAGTGCGCCTGAACGAGCGCCTTACCGCCGGGCTCAAGGCCTTGAGCCAACGGCATGGCACCACGCTGTACATGACCTTGATGAGTGCCTGGGCCTCGTTGCTGGCGCGCTTGTCCGGGCAGCACGACCTGGTGATCGGCTCGCCGGTGGCCAACCGCACACGCACTGAGGTGGAAGGGCTGATCGGACTGTTCGTCAACACCCTGGCGGTGCGTATCGACACCAGTGGCGAGCTGAGCAGCGAAGCGCTGCTGGCGCGGGTCAAGGCACTGACGCTGGCGGCGCAGGCCCACCAGGATTTGCCGTTCGAGCAGGTGGTGGAAATCACCCGGCCACCGCGCAGTCTTTCCCACAGCCCGTTGTTCCAGACCTTGTTCAGCTGGCAGGACAGCAGCGCGCCCACCCTGGCCCTGGGCGACCTGGCCCTGGAAGGGATCGTGGAGAACAGCCACTTCGCCAAGTTCGACCTGTCGCTGAACCTGGGCGAAGTGCAGGGCACGCTGCTCGGTGTCCTGGAATATGCGGTGGCGCTGTTCGATGAATCGACGGTGCAACGTTATGTCGGTTATTTCACCCGGGTGTTGCAGGCCATGGTCGATAACGATCAGGCGGTGCTGGAACACGCGCCGCTGCTGGATGAGCGTGAACGCCAGCACCTGCTGTTCGATTTCAACGCCACCGCCGTGGACTACGATCTCCACCAGACCCTGCACAGCCTGTTTGAAGCACAGGTGCTGCGCACGCCGCACGCCATTGCGCTGAAGGCCGGCGAGCAGCCATTGACCTACGCCGAACTGAACGCACGCGCCAACCAGCTGGCTCACCACCTGATTGCCCTGGGCGTGCAGCCGGATGCGCGGGTGGCGATCTGCGTGGAGCGCGGCCTGGACATGGTTATCGGCCTGTACGCGATCCTCAAGGCCGGCGCTGCCTATGTGCCGTTGGACCCGGCGTATCCGCTGGAACGCCTGGCCTACATGCTGCACGACAGCGCCCCGAGCGTGGTGCTGGCCCAGGGCAGCACCCGTGGCTTGCTGGGCGAGGTGGCGGTGGTCGACCTGGACCAGCCGAGTTGGCAACACCAGCCCATCCATAACCCCGGCGTGGCGAGCGTGACCGCCTACGTGATCTACACCTCCGGCTCCACCGGCCAACCCAAGGGCGTGATCAACGAACACGCCGGGGTGGTCAACCGCTTGCTGTGGATGCAGGACGCCTACGCGCTCGGCGCGAGGGATACGGTGCTGCAGAAAACCCCGTTCAGCTTCGATGTGTCGGTGTGGGAGTTTTTCTGGCCGCTGTTCACCGGCGCTCGCCTGGTGATGGCGCGGCCGGGCGGGCACAAGGAGCCTGAATACCTGTGCCAGGTGATCGAGGCCGAACAGGTCACCACCTTGCATTTTGTGCCGTCGATGCTCGATGTGTTCCTCGCCCACGGCGACGTCAGCCAGGCGGCTGGGCTGGTGCGTGTGATGTGCAGCGGCGAAGCCCTGCCGGGCAGCCTGGTGCGGCGCTTCAAGCAGCAGTTGCCGGGCGCGCAATTGCACAACCTCTACGGCCCGACCGAAGCGGCGGTGGACGTGACGGCCTGGGACTGCAGCGGCCCGCAGACCCCGGACAACACGCCTATCGGCAAGCCGATTGCCAATACCCGTCTGTACCTGCTGGATGCACAGTTGCAGCCGGTGCCCCTGGGCGTGGTGGGCGAGCTGTTCATCGCTGGCGTGCAGGTGGCGCGTGGCTATCTGAACCGCCCCGAGCTGACCGCCGAGCGCTTTCTCGACGACCCCTTCGTGGCGGGGCGCATGTACCGTACCGGCGACGTCGGGCGCTATTTGCCGGATGGCACTATCGAGTACCTGGGGCGCAACGATGACCAAGTGAAAATCCGTGGCCTGCGCATCGAACTGGGGGAAATCCAGGCGCGCCTGACTGACCACCCGGCGGTCAACGAAGCCGCGGTGATCGCCCGCGAGCAGCGCCTGGTGGCGTATTACACCGGCGTGCACTGCGACCTCGACGCCTTGCGCGCGCACCTGTTGCAGCACCTGCCGGAGTTCATGGTGCCGGCGACCTTCGTGCACCTGGAGGCCTTGCCGCTGAGCCCCAACGGCAAGCTTGAGCGCAAGGCGCTGCCGGAACCGGATGCGGACGCGCAGAGGCTGCGCGAGTATGAAGCGCCCCAGGGCGACACCGAAATCGCCCTGGCCAGCCTGTGGGCCGAGTTGCTGAACGTGGAGCGGGTGGGCCGCCACGATAACTTTTTCGAACTGGGCGGGCACTCGTTGCTGGCGGTCAGCCTGGTGGGGCGCATGCGGCGCCTGGGGCTGGCGGCGGACGTGAAAGTGCTGTTCGGCCAGCCGACGCTGTCGGCGTTGGCGGCAGCCCTCGGCAGCGGGCGTGAAGTGGCGGTGCCGGCCAATGGCATCGCGGCCGACTGCGTACGGATCACCCCGCCGATGTTGACGCTGATCAAGCTCGACCCGCTTGCCATCGAGCGCATTGTCGCGGTCATTCCCGGCGGCGCGGCGAATGTGCAGGACATCTATCCGCTGGCACCGTTGCAGGCGGGCATGCTCTATCAGCATCGGGCGGCGCAGGGTGATGACGCCTACGTGCTGCAGGCGCAGTTCGGGTTCGACAGCCGTGTGCGCCTGGACGCGTTTGCCCACGCGTTGCAGGCGGTGATCGAGCGGCACGACATCCTGCGCTCCTCCTTCCATTGGGAGGGCCTGGAGCAACCGGTGCAGGTGGTGTGGCGCAAGGCTTCACTGCGCGTCGAAAGCGGGCCGCTGCCACAGCGCCTGGAACTGGACCAGGCGCCGCTGATGCGCCTGGTGTACAGCGAGCAGGCGCAGCGCGTGGTCGCGACCTTGCTGTTCCATCATCTGGTCATGGACCACGTCGCGCTGGAGATTCTGCAGCATGAGATGCAGGCCTTTCTGTTGGGGCGCGCGGATGAACTGGGTGCGGCCGTGCCGTATCGCAACTACGTGGCGCAGACCTGCCTGATTGACCGCGACCACGAGGCATTCTTCGGCGAGATGCTCGGTGATATCGACGAGCCGACCCAGGTGCAGATCACCGACGGTGCGCACCGCGCCCAGCTGTCGCTTGATCCGAGCTTGAGCCAGCGCCTGCGGGTGCAGGCCCGGCAGTCGGGCGTGAGTGCGGCGAGCCTGATGCACCTGGGTTGGGGCCATGTACTGGGCAAGGTCAGTGGGCGTGAAAACGTGGTGTTCGGCACGGTGATGCTCGGTCGCCTGCAGGGCGGTGAAGGTGCCGAGCGCGCCATGGGCGTGTTTATCAACACCTTGCCGCTGCGCATCGACCTGGGTGAGCGCTCGGTGCGCAATGCCCTGCGGGCCACCCATGCGCGCCTGAGTCAATTGCTCAGCCATGAGCATGCGCCGTTGGCCCTGGCCCAGCGTTGCAGCGGCGTGCCCGCCAGTACAGCGTTGTTCGACGTGCTGTTCAACTACCGCCACAGCGCGCCGCAAGCGGGCGCCGTGGCGCAGGCATGGCAAGGCATTGAGTTGCTCAAGGCCGAAGAACACACCAACTACGGCCTGTCATTGAGCGTGGACGACCTCGGTGAAGGCTTTACCTTGAGCGCCATGGGGCCGGGCGCCGAGCGTTTGTGTGCATACCTGCAGGTTGCCCTGGAGCACCTGGTGCAAGCGCTGGAAAGCCACAGCGCTATCGCCATCGGCTGCGTGCAGGTGTTGCCGGCGACGGAGCGCCAGCTACTGTCGGACTTCAACGCCACCGCCCGTGATTTGCCGCGTGAGCACACCGTGCAGCGTTTGTTCCAGGCCCAGGCCCAGGCGCGTCCCGACGCGCTGGCGGCGGTGCATGGCGAGCAGCGGCTGAGCTATGGCGAGTTGAACACGCGGGCCAACCAGTTGGCGCATCACCTGATGGGCCTGGGGGTGCTGGCCGGCGATAACGTCACGGTCCTGCTGCCGCGCTGCCTGGATTTGCTGGTCAGCCAACTGGCGATCCTCAAATGCGCCGCTGCCTATGTGCCGCTGGACATCCACGCACCCGCCGAGCGCCAAGGCTTCATGCAGCACGACAGCGGCGCGACCTGGCTGTTGACCCACAGCGATACAGCGCTCGACTTTGTGGCGCAACGCCTGGACCTGGACCGCCTCACGCTGGCTGCGCAACCGAACCATAACCCCGACCTGTCGCAGTCCTCGGACAGCGTGGCGTACATCATGTACACCTCCGGCTCCACCGGCACACCCAAAGGCGTGTTGGTGCCCCATCGCGGCATCACGCGTTTGGTGCTCAACAACGGCTACGCCGACTTCAATGCCAGTGACCGCGTGGCCTTCGCGTCCAACCCGGCCTTCGATGCCAGCACCATGGACGTGTGGGGCCCGTTGCTCAATGGCGGCCAGGTGCAGGTGATCGAGCATGCCACCTTGCTCGACCCGCAGGCGTTCGGCGCGGCACTGCAGGACGCCACGGTGCTGTTCGTCACCACCGCGCTGTTCAACCAGTACGTGCAGATGATTCCCCAGGCCCTGGCCGGCTTGCGCATCCTGCTGTGCGGTGGCGAGCGCGCCGACCCGGCGGCGTTCCGCAGCCTGTTGGCGCAGGCACCGGCATTGCGCCTGGTGCACTGCTATGGCCCGACCGAAACCACCACCTACGCCACCACCTATGAAGTGCGCGCCTTGACTGACGAGGCCGACAGCGTGCCGATCGGCCGACCGATCGCCAACACCCAGGTGCACGTGCTGGATGCGCAGTTGCAGCCGGTGCCATTGGGCGTCAGCGGTGAAATCTGCATCGGCGGTGACGGCGTGGCCAAGGGTTACCTGAATCGGCCTGAACTGAGCGCTGAAAAATTCGTGCACGACCCCTTCAATCCAGGCGCATTGCTTTACCGCACCGGCGACCTTGGACGCTGGACGGCCGACGGCCTGCTGGAGTGCCTCGGGCGCAACGATGATCAGGTGAAGATTCGTGGTTTTCGCATCGAACTGGGCGAGATCGAGGCGCGCCTGGCGACCTTTTCGGGCCTCCAGGACGTGGTGGTGCTGGCGCGCGAAGACGTGCCGGGAGACAAGCGCCTGGTCGCCTATTTCACCTGGGCCGCAGACGCCGTTAGCCTCGACCGGGTGCGTGCGCACCTGCATGAGCAACTGCCTGAATACATGCGGCCATCCGCCTATGTGCCCCTCGACCGGCTGCCGTTGACGGCCAACGGCAAGGTCGACCGCAAAGCCTTGCCGGTGCCGGCGTATGACGCGCTCGCCAGCGGCGAGTTCGAGGCGCCCCTCGACGCCCTGGAACAGCGCCTGGCGCAGATGTGGGCGCAGGTGTTGAAGCTGGAGCAGGTGGGGCGGCACGACAGCTTCTTTGATCTGGGCGGGCATTCGCTGTTGGCGATTCGCCTGGTCACTTTGCTCGACGAAGCCGGTTTGCCGGTGTCGCTGGCCGAGCTGTTCCAGCATGTCAGCGTGGCGGGCATCGCCGCGCTGCTGCGCCAGCGTACCGACGCGCCCGTGCGCGACACGTCGGTGATCACCGTGCGCGAGAGCGGCGCCCAGGCGCCGTTATTTCTTGTGCACGAATTCAGCGGCATGGACGTTTATTTCCCGGCGCTGGGCCAGCATTTGCCCGGCGATTACCCCATCTACGGCCTGCCGGGGGTACCGCTGGGCGAGGCGCATCTGACCACCATGGAAGGCCTGGCGGCGCGCATGGTCGGGCTGATCCGGGGCATCCAGCCCCATGGCCCTTACCGCATCGCGGGCTGGTCGTTTGGCGGGGTGCTGGCCTATGAAGTGGCCATGCAACTGCTGGGGCTCGATGAGCCAGTGGCCTTTCTCGGCCTGATCGACAGCTATGTGCCGCGCATGACCGACCAGGGCAAGGCGCGCTGGAGCGGGCCGCACGCGCTCAAGCGGCATTTGCTGCTGCAGTGCACGGCGTATTGGAAAGCACAGGGAGGGGTGGATGAGCTGGCGAGTCTGGAACAACTGGAGGCAAACCTTGGACAGCTGGACTTTGCGGGCCTGCTGCAACGCTGTCGCGATCAAGGTCTGCTATACGCGCAAATGGCGGCGGCTGCGGACGCGGATCTGGTGAGCTTTCTCGAACGTGAGGTCGGGCATGGGCATGCGCTGGCCCATTACAGCCTGTTCCCGCTGCCGATCCCCGTGCATTTATTCAGTGCCGAGCAGCGCCCCACCGAGCTGTCCCGGCGCAGCGCGGCGCTGGGTTGGGACACGGCGCTGGCGCCGGGGCAGCTGCACCAGGTACCGGTGCCGGGTGACCACCAAAGCATGATGCAGGCTCCGCATATCCAGGGCCTGGGCCGGGCGATCACGCAGGCGCTGCTGGCCGGCGCGCCGGTCAGTTGCGCGGTGCATCAACCGGTGTTGCGCATTCAGAGTGGGCGAGCCGGGCATGCGCCGGTGTTCTGTGTGCCGGGTGCGGGAGACAGCGTGACCGGTTTCGTCGGTTTGAGCGAGGCGCTCGGGCGTGACTGGCCGTTATATGGCCTGCAACCGCGCGGGCTGGACGGTGAAGCCGTGCCCCATAGCCAGGTGGAAGCGGCGGCGCAGTGTTACCTGACCGCACTGGCCCATGAGTGTCCGGCGGGGCCGGTGCACCTGGTCGGGCATTCGTTTGGCGGCTGGGTCGCGCTGGAAATGGCGCTGCGCTTGCAGGCGATGGGCCGCCAGGTGGCGTCCTTGACCGTGATCGACAGCGAGTCGCCGGGCGGCAACGGCGTGGTGGGGCGCCCGTACACATCGACGGCGGCGCTGTTGCGGCTGATTGAAGCGATGCAGTTGGCGGCCGGGCAATCGCTGGGGATCGACCCGCTGGAGTTTGCTGGGCGCGATGAGCTGGCACAGCGCCAGGCGTTGCATGCGGGAATGGTCGGCGTCGGGTTATTGCCGGCACGCGCTGCCGTCGACGCCATGGCAGGGCCGGCGCGCACCTATGCGGCGGCGTTGCGTACGGTGTATCGACCACAGGCTCGCTATGAAGGTGTGGTGCGCCTGGTGCTGGCGCGGGACCCTTCGCTGGATGCGGCGGGCAATCAGCGCGAGCAGGGGCTGATGGTCGAAGGATGGCGAGGGCAGGGGCGTGGTCTGCAGGTGTGGCATGGCCCAGGCAATCACTTCACCTTGCTCAAGGCGCCGAATGTTGCGGCGTTGGCCAAGTGGTGGCTTGAGGGCGTTGTGGTTGGGGAGCGGGTGTCTTGA